A single Mytilus trossulus isolate FHL-02 chromosome 12, PNRI_Mtr1.1.1.hap1, whole genome shotgun sequence DNA region contains:
- the LOC134693455 gene encoding uncharacterized protein LOC134693455: MHQNKVLCILAVIVVSTNSGVYGLDWPWNWKREDVTCYTTCLAAVGTGAVVATPLAISAAGFGAAGIAAGSLAAKLMSMVGVVKAGSWLAFLQSAGVYGVGTTGKMILASTVSPLCAAICGSSEERQDLKCYTHRIDGMKGLDEYLIRAEQVKNIKQCEDQCNDDAYCRAFRYLPKNSFCFLYKLQQYIEDDISESQFYVKRCILCYMNQTKNAKGRDDEIQIVWEATSLKECEIRCIKTDDCGAVYFDGLRCFKFNTKTEPKENTGTDFSAKICVEFSDIALEYDGDKYKQNGNS, encoded by the exons GTTTAGACTGGCCATGGAATTGGAAAAGAGAAGATGTCACGTGTTACACCACGTGTTTGGCAGCAGTTGGCACAGGCGCAGTTGTTGCAACGCCATTGGCAATATCAGCAGCAGGATTTGGCGCTGCAGGTATTGCTGCTGGGTCGTTGGCTGCTAAATTGATGTCAATGGTAGGAGTTGTAAAGGCTGGAAGCTGGTTGGCATTTTTACAGTCGGCTGGAGTTTATGGTGTTGGTACAACTGGAAAAATGATATTAGCCTCGACTGTTTCACCATTGTGTGCAGCTATATGTGGAAGTTCAGAGGAAAGACAAG ATTTAAAATGTTATACCCATAGAATTGATGGAATGAAGGGCTTGGACGAATATCTGATACGAGCAGAACAAGTAAAGAATATTAAGCAGTGTGAAGATCAATGCAACGATGATGCATATTGCAGGGCCTTCCGGTATCTTCCAAAAAATAGCTTTTGCTTTTTATACAAGCTACAACAATATATTGAAGACGATATCAGTGAAAGCCAATTTTATGTAAAACGTTGTATTCTATGTTACATGAACCAAACGAAAAATGCCAAAGGACGGGATGAtgaaattcaaatagtttgggaaGCAACTTCTCTCAAGGAATGTGAGATTCGATGTATTAAAACTGACGACTGCGGTGCTGTTTATTTTGATGGGCTGAGATGTTTCAAATTTAACACCAAAACGGAACCAAAGGAGAATACAGGCACTGACTTTTCAGCAAAGATATGTGTAGAGTTCAGCGATATAGCACTTGAATATGATG gtgacAAATACAAGCAAAACGGGAATAGCTGA